The following proteins come from a genomic window of Rhodoligotrophos sp. CJ14:
- a CDS encoding PaaI family thioesterase, translated as MSDGGFDPAKQGWVIRDDEPGFMVLVGPLWQRGSGEQISFGITVEPHHLNRRGVVHGGMLMTFADQALGLTSRETTGGLPQATIQLDTHFIGPAVAGEFIETKTRVVRRTRSLVFLEGQLLVGERVIASAKGIWKILGE; from the coding sequence ATGAGTGATGGTGGCTTCGATCCGGCGAAGCAGGGCTGGGTCATCCGCGATGACGAACCTGGATTCATGGTGCTGGTGGGGCCGCTCTGGCAGCGCGGGAGCGGCGAGCAGATCAGTTTCGGGATTACGGTCGAGCCGCACCATCTCAATCGGCGCGGCGTTGTCCATGGCGGCATGCTGATGACCTTCGCGGATCAGGCGCTTGGGCTCACATCGCGGGAGACGACCGGCGGGCTGCCGCAGGCCACCATTCAGCTCGATACCCATTTCATCGGGCCGGCTGTGGCTGGCGAGTTCATCGAGACGAAGACCCGGGTTGTCCGCCGAACGCGCTCGCTCGTGTTCCTCGAAGGACAGCTGCTGGTGGGCGAGCGGGTCATCGCCAGCGCGAAGGGGATCTGGAAAATTTTGGGGGAGTAG
- a CDS encoding methyltransferase domain-containing protein, with product MTAADPTKARAQTWNPGTYAAHGRFVADHASAVLEWLAATPGERILDLGCGDGVITAALKQAGVDVVGVDSSPEMVAAALKLGVDARVMDGEALSFRQEFDAVFSNAALHWMTRPEQVLAGVAQALKPGGRFVAEFGGHTNVAAIITAMRAVARMRGGDVALAGPWFFPTPDEYGAMLEAHGFEVKRIGLFARPTPLKTGMAAWLMVFRKPFFTQFGEEAEAAVADVVELLSPTLRDQSGHWTADYMRIRVEALLK from the coding sequence ATGACGGCGGCCGATCCCACCAAGGCGCGTGCGCAGACCTGGAATCCGGGGACTTATGCCGCCCATGGCCGTTTCGTCGCGGACCATGCCAGCGCGGTGCTGGAGTGGCTTGCGGCAACACCCGGCGAGCGGATCCTCGATCTCGGCTGCGGGGATGGCGTGATCACGGCGGCGCTCAAGCAGGCCGGCGTTGATGTGGTTGGGGTCGATAGCAGCCCGGAGATGGTGGCGGCGGCGCTCAAGCTTGGCGTCGATGCGCGGGTCATGGATGGAGAGGCCCTCAGCTTTCGTCAGGAGTTCGATGCCGTCTTCTCGAATGCAGCCCTGCATTGGATGACCAGGCCGGAGCAGGTGCTTGCCGGTGTCGCGCAGGCACTCAAGCCGGGCGGCCGCTTCGTTGCCGAATTTGGCGGCCATACCAATGTGGCGGCGATCATTACGGCGATGCGGGCGGTGGCACGCATGCGCGGCGGTGATGTGGCGCTAGCGGGTCCATGGTTTTTTCCGACGCCGGATGAATATGGCGCGATGCTGGAGGCGCACGGGTTCGAGGTCAAGCGGATCGGCCTCTTCGCACGGCCCACGCCGCTCAAGACCGGCATGGCCGCCTGGCTGATGGTGTTTCGCAAGCCGTTCTTCACCCAATTCGGCGAGGAGGCGGAGGCTGCGGTCGCCGATGTGGTGGAACTGCTGTCGCCCACGCTGCGCGATCAATCCGGTCACTGGACGGCGGACTATATGCGAATTCGTGTCGAGGCCCTGCTGAAGTGA
- the mlaD gene encoding outer membrane lipid asymmetry maintenance protein MlaD yields MKQNAVETLTGAIVILIAAAFLFFIYTTTGVGGISGGYHLKASFNNLGGVSTGSDVRISGVKVGSVTGQGLDDVYEAVLTLAINSDVKIPNDSTAKITSEGLLGASYVAIEPGGSETFMQDGEQFQYTQPALDLWSIVSSFAKPSGGSSTPDASTPGTGAPADEPQQGAPKADALPGLGGDNAQPGTGQ; encoded by the coding sequence ATGAAGCAAAATGCTGTGGAGACCCTGACGGGCGCGATCGTCATCCTGATCGCGGCCGCGTTCCTATTCTTCATCTATACCACGACCGGGGTCGGCGGGATATCGGGAGGGTACCACCTCAAGGCCTCGTTCAATAATCTGGGCGGGGTCAGCACCGGATCCGATGTGCGGATCTCAGGCGTGAAGGTGGGAAGCGTCACAGGCCAGGGATTGGACGATGTCTATGAGGCGGTGCTGACGCTCGCCATCAATTCGGATGTCAAGATCCCGAATGACTCCACGGCCAAGATCACGTCCGAAGGCTTGCTCGGGGCAAGCTATGTGGCGATCGAGCCGGGCGGGTCGGAAACCTTCATGCAGGATGGCGAGCAGTTCCAATATACCCAGCCGGCACTCGACTTGTGGAGCATCGTCAGTTCATTCGCAAAGCCGAGCGGGGGCAGCAGCACTCCGGATGCCAGCACGCCAGGCACCGGAGCGCCGGCGGACGAGCCGCAGCAGGGGGCGCCCAAGGCTGACGCGCTGCCTGGACTTGGCGGTGACAATGCTCAGCCCGGAACGGGGCAATGA
- a CDS encoding Zn-ribbon domain-containing OB-fold protein: protein MSTDSRFDGPGPDEVWQTALAEGRFLLQHCRSCKAVRFPPAMVCGTCGSSELEWREASGLGEVYSTTTVRERDGAYNVSLINLAEGGRMMSKVEGISPDAVRIGMAVKARIIAQPDPMIVFEAAEGGAS, encoded by the coding sequence ATGAGCACCGATTCCCGATTTGATGGTCCAGGGCCCGATGAGGTCTGGCAGACGGCACTTGCGGAAGGACGCTTCCTTCTCCAGCACTGCCGCTCCTGCAAGGCGGTGCGCTTTCCGCCCGCCATGGTCTGCGGCACCTGTGGCTCATCCGAGCTTGAATGGCGCGAGGCCTCGGGCCTGGGCGAGGTCTATTCCACCACCACGGTCCGCGAGCGCGACGGCGCTTATAACGTCTCGCTCATCAACCTGGCCGAGGGCGGCCGCATGATGAGCAAGGTCGAGGGCATCTCACCCGATGCCGTTCGCATCGGCATGGCCGTGAAGGCGCGGATCATCGCGCAGCCCGACCCCATGATCGTGTTCGAGGCAGCCGAGGGAGGCGCATCGTGA
- the parE gene encoding DNA topoisomerase IV subunit B, whose product MSEIDDLFGRLDAHLKGNQARRRTQRPGKDEGASDAPGIAPLPPVTLEPVPPSENRRKAATAGAAAASQARAGATLDQAYTAADIEVLEGLEPVRRRPGMYIGGTDEKALHHLFAEVIDNSMDEAIAGHATFIEVSYEADGFLTVIDNGRGIPVDPHPKFPNKSALEVILTTLHAGGKFDSKVYATSGGLHGVGVSVVNALSDHLEVEVARGQELYRQVFQRGHALGPVEHLGRVNNRRGTKVRFRPDPEIFGANCKFKPARLFRMARAKAYLFGGVEVRWSCAEAHLSANDETPAKAVLRFPGGLRDFLEAQLEGRERVTEEIFAGKVTKPEGHGSVEWAIGWFAGDGFVSSYCNTVPTSEGGTHENGMKSALTRSLKAYAELTGNKRAKDLISDDVMASCGVLLSVFIREPEFQGQTKEKLASPEAGRIVDQTLKDHFDHWLTGHPAQANRLLDWVVDRAEERMRRRQEREVQRKTAVRKLRLPGKLADCQQNAAQGAELFIVEGDSAGGSAKQARDRKTQAVLPLRGKILNVASATRDKLAQNQQLSDLVQALGCGTGSRYRDDDLRYDKVIIMTDADVDGAHIASLLITFFFREMPKLIENGHLYLAVPPLYRIAQGAKTIYARDDAHKDELIAKEFKGRGKIEVSRFKGLGEMMPAQLKETTMDPKNRTLLQVRLIDQQDDETRLRVEQLMGNKPEERFRFITENAAFVDTEELDV is encoded by the coding sequence ATGTCTGAGATAGACGACCTGTTCGGGCGGCTCGACGCCCATCTCAAGGGCAATCAGGCACGCAGGCGCACGCAGAGGCCGGGCAAGGACGAAGGGGCATCGGATGCGCCCGGGATCGCGCCATTGCCTCCGGTCACGCTCGAGCCGGTGCCGCCATCGGAGAACAGGCGCAAAGCGGCGACGGCCGGGGCTGCTGCGGCCAGTCAGGCGCGCGCGGGCGCCACTCTAGACCAAGCCTATACGGCGGCCGATATCGAGGTGCTCGAGGGGCTCGAGCCTGTTCGCCGCCGGCCCGGCATGTATATTGGCGGGACAGACGAGAAGGCGCTGCATCACCTCTTCGCCGAGGTGATCGACAACTCGATGGACGAGGCGATCGCGGGGCATGCGACCTTCATCGAGGTCAGCTATGAGGCCGATGGCTTCCTGACCGTGATCGACAATGGCCGCGGCATTCCGGTTGATCCCCATCCGAAATTTCCGAACAAGTCGGCGCTCGAGGTCATCCTCACCACGCTGCATGCGGGCGGCAAGTTCGACAGCAAGGTCTATGCGACCTCGGGCGGCCTGCATGGTGTCGGCGTTTCGGTGGTGAACGCGCTCTCGGACCATCTCGAGGTCGAGGTGGCGCGGGGACAGGAGCTTTACCGGCAGGTCTTTCAGCGCGGCCACGCTCTTGGCCCGGTCGAGCATCTGGGCCGCGTCAACAATCGCCGCGGGACCAAGGTGCGGTTCCGTCCGGACCCGGAGATTTTCGGGGCCAATTGCAAGTTCAAGCCCGCGCGCCTGTTCCGCATGGCGCGGGCCAAGGCCTATCTGTTTGGCGGGGTCGAGGTGCGCTGGTCCTGCGCGGAAGCACATCTCAGCGCCAATGACGAGACACCGGCAAAGGCAGTGCTGCGCTTCCCAGGAGGATTGAGGGATTTTCTCGAGGCGCAGCTCGAGGGGCGGGAGCGGGTAACCGAGGAGATCTTCGCCGGCAAGGTCACCAAGCCCGAGGGGCATGGGTCGGTCGAATGGGCCATCGGCTGGTTTGCGGGCGACGGCTTCGTGAGCTCCTACTGCAACACGGTGCCGACCAGCGAGGGCGGTACTCACGAGAACGGCATGAAGTCGGCGCTCACGCGGTCACTCAAGGCCTATGCGGAGCTCACCGGCAATAAACGCGCCAAGGACCTCATCTCGGATGACGTGATGGCCTCATGCGGGGTGCTGCTCTCGGTCTTCATCCGCGAGCCGGAATTTCAGGGGCAGACAAAGGAGAAGCTTGCCTCGCCGGAAGCGGGCCGCATCGTCGATCAGACGCTCAAGGATCATTTCGACCACTGGCTCACCGGCCATCCCGCCCAGGCCAATCGCCTGCTCGACTGGGTGGTGGATCGCGCCGAGGAGCGTATGCGCCGCCGCCAGGAGCGCGAGGTGCAACGCAAGACGGCGGTGCGCAAGCTGCGCCTGCCGGGCAAGCTTGCCGATTGCCAGCAGAACGCGGCACAAGGCGCCGAGCTGTTCATTGTGGAGGGTGATTCGGCCGGCGGCTCCGCCAAGCAGGCGCGCGATCGCAAAACGCAAGCGGTGCTGCCCCTGCGCGGCAAGATCCTGAACGTGGCCTCTGCGACGCGGGACAAGCTCGCGCAGAACCAGCAGCTCTCGGATCTGGTGCAGGCGCTCGGCTGTGGAACCGGCAGCCGCTATCGCGATGATGATCTGCGCTATGACAAGGTCATCATCATGACGGATGCGGATGTTGACGGTGCCCATATCGCGTCGCTGCTGATCACCTTCTTCTTCCGCGAGATGCCGAAGCTCATCGAGAACGGCCATCTCTATCTCGCCGTGCCGCCGCTCTATCGCATCGCGCAGGGTGCAAAGACGATCTATGCGCGGGACGATGCCCATAAGGACGAGCTGATCGCCAAGGAATTCAAGGGGCGCGGCAAGATCGAAGTCTCGCGCTTCAAGGGATTAGGCGAAATGATGCCTGCCCAGCTCAAAGAGACCACCATGGATCCGAAGAACCGCACCCTTTTGCAGGTGCGGCTCATCGATCAGCAGGATGACGAGACTCGCCTCAGGGTCGAGCAGCTGATGGGCAACAAGCCGGAAGAGCGCTTCCGGTTCATTACCGAGAATGCCGCGTTCGTCGATACGGAGGAGCTCGACGTCTGA
- a CDS encoding NADH:ubiquinone oxidoreductase subunit NDUFA12 has product MKTFLLQFFTWWNGQTLGTKLLISRHGEFVGEDLFGNKYYRERNGDRRWVVYNGVAEASAIPPGWHGWLAHRTDVAPSQEKYVPKPWEKPHSPNMTGIAPRYLPHGSLANPEPRLVARPDYEPWTPE; this is encoded by the coding sequence CTGAAGACGTTTCTGCTGCAATTCTTCACCTGGTGGAACGGGCAGACGCTGGGCACCAAATTGTTGATTTCTCGCCACGGCGAGTTCGTGGGCGAGGATCTGTTCGGCAACAAGTATTATCGCGAGCGCAACGGCGACCGGCGCTGGGTGGTCTATAACGGCGTGGCGGAGGCTTCGGCGATACCGCCGGGCTGGCACGGCTGGCTTGCCCATCGCACGGATGTGGCGCCGAGCCAGGAAAAATACGTGCCGAAGCCTTGGGAAAAGCCCCATTCACCCAATATGACGGGGATTGCGCCGCGCTATCTTCCTCATGGCAGCCTCGCCAATCCAGAGCCGCGCCTCGTGGCGAGGCCGGATTACGAGCCCTGGACGCCCGAGTGA
- a CDS encoding thiolase — MTHPLRGRAAIVGIGNTKRWNAPGRSAFDQLQEAVILALEDCGLTLKDVDGLFCAMSSYGFPVLNTAERLGLSLRYADGTMVGGASFLFHIQSAVNALDSGLCDVALICYGSNQLSAGGRLVSMADPQPYEAPYKPRYPISSYALAAARHMHDFGTTRENLADVALAARAWANLNPDAFARGPLTRDELLSSRMVSDPISRADCCLVTDGGGALVLTRADRARDLPKPPAYILGTGTAVSHRQIMAMPDLTTTAAAQSGQRAYAMAGLGPSDIDHVMVYDAFTITTLLFLEDLGFCPKGEGGPFISSGAIAPGGSLPVNTNGGGLSCNHPGMYGLFTVIEAVEQLRGNCGERQVQGAEVALAHGNGGVLSSQATAILGTQATL, encoded by the coding sequence GTGACCCATCCGCTTCGCGGCCGCGCGGCCATCGTTGGCATCGGCAACACCAAGCGCTGGAATGCACCGGGCCGCTCGGCCTTCGATCAATTGCAGGAAGCAGTGATCCTGGCGCTCGAGGATTGCGGCCTCACCCTCAAGGATGTGGATGGCCTCTTCTGCGCCATGTCATCCTACGGCTTTCCCGTGCTCAACACCGCCGAGCGGCTTGGCCTTTCCCTGCGCTATGCGGATGGCACCATGGTCGGCGGCGCATCCTTCCTGTTCCACATCCAGAGCGCCGTGAATGCGCTTGATAGTGGCCTCTGCGATGTCGCCCTCATCTGCTACGGCTCGAACCAGCTGAGCGCTGGCGGCCGGCTCGTCTCGATGGCCGACCCGCAGCCCTATGAGGCGCCCTACAAGCCGCGCTATCCCATTTCGAGCTACGCGCTTGCAGCCGCCCGCCATATGCATGACTTCGGCACGACCCGCGAGAACCTGGCCGATGTGGCACTTGCTGCCCGCGCCTGGGCCAATCTCAATCCGGATGCCTTCGCCCGCGGACCCCTCACCCGCGACGAGCTCCTGTCATCCCGCATGGTGAGCGATCCGATCTCACGCGCCGATTGCTGCCTGGTGACCGATGGCGGCGGCGCACTGGTGCTCACCCGCGCCGACCGCGCCCGCGATCTCCCGAAGCCGCCGGCCTATATTCTGGGCACCGGCACTGCAGTCAGCCATCGCCAGATCATGGCCATGCCTGATCTGACCACCACCGCTGCCGCCCAATCCGGCCAGAGAGCCTATGCCATGGCGGGGCTTGGCCCCTCCGATATCGACCATGTCATGGTCTATGATGCCTTCACCATCACGACGCTCCTGTTCCTCGAAGATCTCGGCTTCTGCCCCAAGGGGGAAGGCGGCCCCTTCATTTCTAGTGGCGCCATCGCACCCGGCGGCAGCTTGCCCGTGAACACCAATGGCGGAGGGCTCTCCTGCAATCACCCCGGCATGTACGGCCTGTTCACGGTGATCGAGGCGGTCGAGCAGCTTCGCGGCAATTGCGGCGAGCGTCAGGTCCAAGGCGCCGAGGTTGCGCTCGCCCATGGCAATGGCGGCGTGCTCTCGAGCCAGGCGACCGCCATTCTCGGCACGCAAGCAACCCTTTGA
- a CDS encoding DUF2155 domain-containing protein gives MLALGLVLTSPARAQAETISNPVAVFSGLDKITATITTLQVPINTTKRFGQIEVTPKVCYSRPATEEPKTSTFVEIDEIEEDGSKKRIFTGWMFAESPALNALEHPVFDIWLTSCTDPNKAPEAAPDQGPAPEVAPEDIPQDTD, from the coding sequence GTGCTGGCACTTGGTTTGGTGCTTACAAGCCCTGCACGCGCTCAGGCCGAGACGATCTCCAATCCGGTGGCGGTCTTTTCCGGGCTCGACAAGATCACGGCGACCATCACGACCTTGCAGGTTCCGATCAACACCACCAAGCGCTTCGGCCAAATCGAGGTAACCCCTAAGGTTTGCTATTCCCGCCCGGCAACGGAAGAGCCCAAAACCTCGACCTTCGTCGAGATCGACGAGATCGAGGAGGACGGCTCGAAAAAGCGGATCTTTACCGGTTGGATGTTTGCTGAGAGCCCGGCGCTCAATGCGTTGGAGCATCCGGTGTTCGACATCTGGCTTACCAGCTGTACCGACCCGAACAAAGCGCCGGAAGCCGCGCCGGATCAAGGCCCGGCACCGGAGGTGGCACCGGAGGATATTCCACAGGATACCGATTGA
- a CDS encoding vitamin B12-dependent ribonucleotide reductase — MRIERRYTAAGTTPFAGIEFRSAISEIRNPDGSTVFKLDDIEVPASWSQVACDILAQKYFRKAGVPARLKRIEEETVPSWLWRSVPDEEALAALPERERYGSERSVKQVCHRLAGTWTYWGWKGGYFDTEEDARAFYDELCFMLVTQKCAPNSPQWFNTGLHWAYGIDGPSQGHFYVDPDTGKLVKSKSAYEHPQPHACFIQSVEDDLVNEGGIMDLWVREARLFKYGSGTGSNFSRIRGENEPLSGGGKSSGLMSFLKIGDRAAGAIKSGGTTRRAAKMVVVDIDHPDIEDYIDWKVKEEQKVAALVAGSRTMKQHLTAVLKACLNCEGSGDDCFDIAKNPALKRAAKAARRAHVPEAYIRRVIETARQGQDTIDFDVYDTDWDSEAYRTVSGQNSNNSVRVTDEFLNAVLADGDWALNWRTKKGVAKTLKARALWDKIGHAAWACADPGIQFHTTINDWHTCPESGPIVASNPCSEYMFLDDTACNLASLNLLQFRNRETGAFEIELFEHATRLWTIVLEISVMMAQFPSREIARLSYEYRTLGLGFANIGGLLMTSGIAYDSDEARSLCGAISAVMTGIAYATSAEMAAELGAFPGFAKNREAMLRVMRNHRTAAYGRDTGYENLNTAPVPLDQESCPDSALIAHAKAAWDRALELGERHGYRNAQATVIAPTGTIGLVMDCDTTGIEPDFALVKFKKLAGGGYFKIINQAVPEALRTLGYRPEQIKGMVDYAVGHGTLKGAPGINHQSLKAKGFTDAVIEKIEQGLATAFDVKFAFNKWSLGEAFCREVLKLTDEQLNDINFDMLASLGFSKRDIEAANTFCCGAMTLEGAPHLLAEHLPVFDCANPCGRIGKRCLSVESHIRMMAAAQPFISGAISKTINMPNEATVEDAKEAYMLSWRLALKANALYRDGSKLSQPLSAQLIADDEDDLDDFLEQPQAQRVERVVERIVEKIVEVQSRQKLPHRRKGYTQKALVGGHKVYLRTGEYEDGRLGEIFIDMHKEGAAFRAMMNNFAIAVSLGLQYGVPLEEYVEAFTFTRFEPAGLVQGNEAIKNATSILDYVFRELAVSYLGRNDLAHVDPSDIGFDALGKGDAEGKAPDGDADGEAARLPAAVPAAKYLSTGYIRQKVSGNVVVMTKAAASSTVSAKPIQSHRETAYADAGANSTNLSSSLSTLAYESHGATALHGFSDAPAQPIMDDLSRRAEARMKGYEGEACGECGNFTMVRNGTCLKCDTCGSTSGCS; from the coding sequence ATGCGCATCGAGCGCCGCTACACCGCCGCCGGAACGACACCTTTTGCCGGAATCGAGTTCCGCAGCGCCATCAGCGAGATTCGCAATCCCGACGGCTCCACCGTCTTCAAGCTCGACGACATCGAGGTCCCCGCCTCCTGGAGCCAGGTGGCCTGCGATATCCTCGCGCAGAAATATTTCCGTAAAGCTGGCGTGCCCGCGCGGCTGAAGCGAATCGAGGAAGAGACCGTGCCCTCCTGGCTCTGGCGCTCGGTGCCTGATGAGGAGGCACTTGCGGCTCTGCCCGAGAGAGAGCGCTACGGCTCCGAGCGCTCTGTGAAGCAGGTCTGTCACAGGCTTGCGGGCACCTGGACCTATTGGGGCTGGAAGGGCGGCTATTTCGACACCGAGGAAGACGCGCGCGCCTTCTATGATGAGCTGTGCTTCATGCTGGTGACGCAGAAATGCGCGCCCAACAGCCCGCAATGGTTCAACACTGGCCTGCACTGGGCCTATGGCATCGATGGTCCCTCCCAAGGCCATTTCTATGTGGACCCGGACACGGGCAAGCTCGTGAAGTCGAAATCCGCTTACGAGCATCCCCAGCCTCATGCCTGCTTCATCCAGTCGGTCGAGGACGACTTGGTGAATGAAGGCGGCATCATGGATTTGTGGGTGCGCGAGGCGCGCCTGTTCAAATACGGCTCGGGTACCGGCTCCAATTTCTCGCGCATTCGCGGGGAGAACGAGCCCTTGTCCGGTGGCGGCAAGTCCTCCGGTCTCATGAGCTTCCTCAAGATCGGCGATCGCGCGGCCGGTGCCATCAAGTCCGGTGGCACCACCCGTCGCGCCGCCAAGATGGTGGTGGTCGACATCGATCACCCCGATATCGAGGACTATATCGACTGGAAGGTGAAGGAGGAGCAGAAGGTCGCGGCCTTGGTGGCGGGCTCGCGCACCATGAAGCAGCACCTCACCGCCGTTCTCAAGGCCTGCCTCAACTGCGAGGGCTCGGGTGATGACTGCTTCGACATCGCCAAGAACCCGGCCCTGAAGCGCGCGGCCAAGGCGGCCCGCCGGGCTCATGTTCCTGAAGCCTATATCCGCCGGGTGATCGAGACCGCCCGTCAGGGGCAGGATACGATTGACTTCGATGTTTACGACACCGATTGGGATTCCGAGGCCTATCGCACCGTCTCCGGGCAGAATTCCAACAATTCGGTGCGCGTGACCGATGAATTCCTGAACGCGGTTCTCGCTGATGGTGATTGGGCGCTCAACTGGCGCACGAAGAAGGGCGTGGCAAAGACCCTCAAGGCCCGCGCGCTCTGGGACAAGATCGGGCATGCCGCCTGGGCATGCGCCGACCCGGGCATTCAGTTCCACACCACCATCAATGATTGGCACACCTGCCCTGAGAGCGGGCCGATCGTCGCATCCAATCCGTGCTCGGAATACATGTTCCTGGACGACACCGCCTGCAATCTCGCGTCCCTGAACCTGCTTCAGTTCCGTAATCGAGAGACCGGCGCCTTCGAGATTGAGCTGTTCGAGCATGCAACGAGGCTTTGGACCATCGTGCTCGAGATCTCTGTCATGATGGCCCAGTTCCCCTCGCGCGAGATCGCTCGGCTCTCATACGAGTACCGCACCCTCGGCCTCGGCTTTGCCAATATCGGCGGCCTGCTGATGACCTCAGGTATTGCTTACGACTCCGATGAAGCCCGCTCCCTGTGCGGCGCCATCTCCGCGGTCATGACCGGCATTGCCTATGCGACCTCGGCCGAGATGGCCGCTGAGCTCGGCGCCTTCCCGGGCTTTGCCAAGAACCGCGAGGCAATGCTGCGGGTGATGCGCAATCATCGCACTGCCGCCTATGGCCGGGACACCGGCTATGAGAACCTGAACACCGCGCCGGTGCCGCTCGACCAGGAATCCTGCCCGGACAGCGCGCTGATCGCCCATGCCAAGGCCGCCTGGGACCGCGCCCTCGAGCTCGGCGAGCGTCATGGCTACAGGAACGCGCAGGCAACCGTCATCGCGCCAACCGGCACGATCGGCCTGGTGATGGATTGCGACACCACCGGCATCGAGCCCGACTTCGCCCTGGTGAAGTTCAAGAAGCTCGCCGGTGGCGGCTATTTCAAGATCATCAACCAGGCGGTGCCGGAAGCTCTGCGCACCCTTGGCTACCGGCCTGAGCAGATCAAGGGCATGGTCGATTATGCCGTGGGCCATGGCACCCTGAAGGGTGCGCCCGGCATCAACCATCAGAGCCTGAAGGCCAAGGGCTTCACCGATGCGGTGATCGAGAAGATCGAGCAGGGCCTGGCCACCGCCTTCGATGTTAAGTTCGCCTTCAACAAATGGAGCCTGGGCGAGGCCTTCTGCCGCGAGGTGCTGAAGCTCACCGACGAGCAGCTGAACGACATCAATTTCGACATGCTCGCGAGCCTCGGCTTCTCCAAGCGCGACATCGAGGCGGCGAACACCTTCTGCTGCGGCGCCATGACCCTCGAAGGCGCCCCGCACCTTCTGGCCGAGCATTTGCCCGTGTTCGACTGCGCCAATCCATGCGGGCGCATCGGCAAGCGCTGCCTCTCCGTTGAAAGCCACATCCGCATGATGGCGGCCGCCCAGCCCTTCATCTCCGGCGCGATCTCCAAGACCATCAACATGCCGAATGAGGCAACCGTCGAGGACGCCAAGGAGGCTTATATGCTGTCCTGGCGGCTGGCGCTGAAGGCCAATGCCCTCTATCGCGACGGCTCGAAGCTCTCCCAGCCTCTGTCGGCCCAGCTGATCGCCGATGACGAGGACGATCTCGACGACTTCCTCGAGCAGCCTCAGGCGCAGCGCGTCGAGCGTGTGGTTGAGCGCATCGTCGAGAAGATCGTCGAGGTGCAGAGCCGGCAGAAGCTGCCCCATCGCCGCAAGGGCTATACGCAGAAGGCGCTGGTCGGCGGGCACAAGGTCTATCTGCGCACCGGCGAATATGAGGATGGCCGCCTGGGCGAGATCTTCATCGACATGCACAAGGAGGGCGCAGCCTTCCGGGCGATGATGAACAATTTCGCCATCGCCGTATCTCTTGGCCTGCAATATGGCGTGCCGCTCGAGGAATATGTTGAGGCCTTCACCTTCACCCGCTTCGAGCCGGCCGGTCTCGTGCAGGGCAATGAGGCGATCAAGAACGCAACCTCGATCCTCGACTATGTCTTCCGCGAGCTGGCCGTCTCCTATCTCGGCCGCAACGATCTGGCCCATGTGGACCCGTCCGATATCGGCTTCGATGCCCTGGGCAAGGGCGATGCCGAGGGCAAGGCGCCCGACGGCGATGCTGATGGCGAGGCAGCGCGCCTGCCCGCTGCTGTGCCTGCCGCCAAATATCTCTCAACCGGCTATATCCGCCAGAAGGTCTCCGGCAATGTCGTGGTGATGACCAAGGCGGCGGCAAGCTCCACCGTCTCAGCCAAGCCCATCCAGTCGCATCGTGAGACCGCCTATGCCGATGCGGGTGCCAACAGCACCAATCTCTCCAGCAGCCTGAGCACGCTTGCTTACGAGAGCCACGGCGCAACCGCCCTGCACGGCTTCTCCGACGCACCGGCGCAGCCGATCATGGATGATCTCTCCCGCCGTGCGGAAGCCCGCATGAAAGGCTATGAGGGCGAGGCCTGCGGCGAATGCGGCAACTTCACCATGGTGCGCAACGGCACTTGCCTCAAATGCGACACCTGCGGCTCGACCAGCGGCTGTAGCTGA